A single Primulina eburnea isolate SZY01 chromosome 11, ASM2296580v1, whole genome shotgun sequence DNA region contains:
- the LOC140805444 gene encoding uncharacterized protein yields the protein MDPKEFSGTIEPMIAEGWINSIEVIFAFMELQDADKDRCDTLFLTEDARLWWESVSVKFMSLRQGDSSVADFVGKFERGCHFVPLMANDTWEKMRNFMDRLRPILRRVVRVDGLTTYTVVVSRAFAAGQD from the exons atggatccgaaaGAGTTCTCGGGAACTATTGAACCGATGATAGCGGAAGGATGGATTAattccatcgaggtaatctttgcATTTATGGAGCTGCAGGATGCTGACAAAGATAGATGTGACACCTTATTTTTGACTGAAGACGCAAGGCTTTGGTGGGAAAGCGTGTCAGT GAAGTTCATGtcgctgcgacagggagacagcagTGTGGCAGACTTCGTcgggaagtttgagagggggtgtcactttgtgcccctgatggCAAATGATACCTGGGAGAAGATGAGGAATTTTATGGATaggttgcggccgatcttgcgtcgTGTTGTTCGAGTTGATGGTCTTACGACTTATACAGTTGTTGTGTCAAGAGCCTTTGCGGCAGGGCAGGACTAG